Proteins found in one Argopecten irradians isolate NY unplaced genomic scaffold, Ai_NY scaffold_0675, whole genome shotgun sequence genomic segment:
- the LOC138313440 gene encoding uncharacterized protein isoform X1 has translation MLLLVVFFIVVNGNEFPRDCERGQNSIDCRAVHMHNVHLVKDRIFSGIQRLYFREVSQFQLTCNQFPDVAYLRIEQTVLLCTNFHLCDKINIMLNGKACDQDDVTTPTSIETTTTLPTVSPNTVTSSETTTTLPINTAIGYLLWCPFSWWEEFFTASISLMQSLEM, from the exons ATGTTGCTGCTGGTTGTTTTCTTCATTGTGGTGAATGGGAACGAGTTTCCAAGAGATTGTGAGAGAGGGCAGAACAGCATTGACTGTCGTGCTGTACATATGCATAATGTGCATCTCGTTAAAGACAGGATATTCTCAGGGATTCAAAGGTTGTACTTTAGAGAGGTGTCACAGTTCCAGCTAACCTGCAACCAGTTTCCGGATGTCGCGTATCTGCGGATTGAACAGACTGTCTTGCTGTGTACTAATTTCCATCTCTGTGACAAAATCAACATCATGTTGAATGGGAAGGCATGTGATCAG GATGATGTTACCACTCCAACTTCCATTGAAACAACCACCACCTTACCGACCGTCTCGCCCAACACCGTTACCTCTAGTGAAACAACCACCACCTTACCCATCAACACCGCGATTGGGTATTTG CTGTGGTGTCCATTTTCATGGTGGGAGGAATTCTTTACTGCGAGTATCTCATTAATGCAGTCGTTAGAGATGTGA
- the LOC138313440 gene encoding uncharacterized protein isoform X2: MLLLVVFFIVVNGNEFPRDCERGQNSIDCRAVHMHNVHLVKDRIFSGIQRLYFREVSQFQLTCNQFPDVAYLRIEQTVLLCTNFHLCDKINIMLNGKACDQDDVTTPTSIETTTTLPTVSPNTVTSSETTTTLPINTAIGYLMINGGSLFTSSHLL, translated from the exons ATGTTGCTGCTGGTTGTTTTCTTCATTGTGGTGAATGGGAACGAGTTTCCAAGAGATTGTGAGAGAGGGCAGAACAGCATTGACTGTCGTGCTGTACATATGCATAATGTGCATCTCGTTAAAGACAGGATATTCTCAGGGATTCAAAGGTTGTACTTTAGAGAGGTGTCACAGTTCCAGCTAACCTGCAACCAGTTTCCGGATGTCGCGTATCTGCGGATTGAACAGACTGTCTTGCTGTGTACTAATTTCCATCTCTGTGACAAAATCAACATCATGTTGAATGGGAAGGCATGTGATCAG GATGATGTTACCACTCCAACTTCCATTGAAACAACCACCACCTTACCGACCGTCTCGCCCAACACCGTTACCTCTAGTGAAACAACCACCACCTTACCCATCAACACCGCGATTGGGTATTTG atGATAAATGGAGGATCGCTTTTTACGTCATCTCATCTTCTGTGA